The DNA region GATTTCACATCGAACGTGCCATAGAAGGAAGCTTGAAACGGTTAAAAACAGACTATATAGACCTTTACCAGATGCATTGGCCAGATAACATCGTTCCTATAGAAGAGTCATTAGAAGCTTTTGACAGACTGGTAAAAGCAGGAAAAGTACGTTATATAGGGACTTCCAATGACACTGCATACGGCACCAGTAAAGCACTGATGACTTCCCAATATAAAGAATTGGCACGATTTGAGTCTATACAGAACAATTTTTCTATGTTAAACCGTAGATTTTTGGATGAGCTTTCCACACTTTGTGAAAAAGAACAGGTTTCACTACTCCCCTACTCACCGCTGGCAGGAGGCGTACTCTCAGGAAAATACAACCAGGGACTCAAACCTGAAGATGCAAAAGGAAGATTTGCAACATACCTCAAGTCCCCTAACCAAAGACAACGACTGATGGCACAACGTTTCATGAACGTCAAGACATTGGCATCCACCCAGAAATACTTAAAAATAGCAGCTGATGCGGGACTGCACCCGGTCACACTCGCTACAGCATGGTCAAAACAGTTTGATTTTGTAGCTTCCACCATCATAGGGGCAACCCATTCAGAGCAGCTTGATGCCTCACTTGCAGCGATGAACCTTACACTCAGTGATGAAATTTTAAGCGCGTGTGACAAAGTACATGAAGAGATACTCTACCCTATGGGCTAAAGTATCTCTATTTATTTAGAAGCTTTACCATTTTTAATAATGAAAGTATCCTGCATTAATTCTAAAGTTCCAGCACTATTTTTTGTCCTATATCGGCAGACAGTAGTCCAACCTTTCTCACCTGCTCTGATCGGACCGCATCTTTCTTCTTCCAAAGAATCCGGATACTGAAGTGTTTTATTCCAATATTCATAGACTTCAGAAGGAACACCTGTACTGTATTTGCCATAAGGTTTTGGACCAAATTTTATTTCTAACTCCATTTCATTTTTTGCTTCTAAAGAAACAACTTTAGTTTTTGGTTTCTCCTCCTCATTAAGAATCTGAACATCAACTGGCAATGTACTTGGATTACTATTGGATTTCCACCATAAAGGTTCTGTGATCCATAATCCGAGTAAAAGTAGTGCAAATAGTATATATTTCATTATTTTCATCACTCTGACCTTCTTTTTTTAGTAAATAGCATATTTTACCATCTATACTCTAATTTATCTTTTTTTCATCTTTCTCTATAATATAAGCAAATAAGCAGTAGTATAATATAAATAGATATAAAAAATGGAGGGAAACTATGTCTTTAACACAAAATATAAAAGAGAGATTGGATTCTTGGCTAAATATGCTAATTGAAGCCAATGGCGCTGACCTGCATATTAAATCAAATAGCCAAATTCATGCACGTATAAAAAGTGACATCGTTCTTTTATCTAATGAGAAATTGGATGCAAAGACCATTGAATCCATTGTTAAGATGTTAACGGGTGATGCTTATGAAAAATTTATGGAAACTAAAGAATTTGATGGTGCCTATGCACTTGATGAAAACTACCGTTTCCGTATCAACATTTCTATGAACCTTAGTGGTTTTGCACTAGCCTTCCGTCTTATACCTTCCTATATTAAAACTATAGAAGAGCTGAACCTCCCGACAGCCTTACACAAGCTCACTCATCTCAGACGTGGTCTTGTTCTGGTCACAGGTACGACAGGAAGCGGTAAATCCACAACCCTTTCAAGTGTTATAGAAGAGATCAATAAAATATATCCACGTCATATCATCACCATTGAGGACCCTATAGAGTATGTACATAATGATTCAAAATCAATCGTAGAACAACGTGAACTAGGATTACATACAAATAGTTTTTCTGCTGCTTTACGTGCAGCAATGCGTGAGGACCCGGATATTATTGTAGTTGGTGAAATGCGTGATATGGCAACAGCTGAAAGTATTTTACAAGCTGTTAATACAGGACACCTTGTCTTTACTACGGTTCATACATTAGATGCCAGAGAAACCGTTGACCGTATTATCGCTATTTTCCCTAATGAAGAGCAAAATCGTGTACGTGAAACACTTGCCGCAACCTTAGAAGCCGTTGTTTCTCAACGTCTAATACAAGGTATTTCAGGAAATATGATCCCTGCCGTAGAGCTGATGTTTAAAAGTCCTCAAATCCAAGAACTGATTCGAAATAAACGTGATCATGAAATCCCGGATGCTCTTGAAAAAGAACGTACCAGTTTTGATTCCATTTCCTTTAATCGTGCACTTTTTGATCTCACATTGGCAGAGAAAATCACTGAGGAACAGGCATACCAGTATGCAAGCAGCGCAGCTGATCTTAAATTAATGTTCACGGTCAGTACAGAGTATGAAGAGAAGTTCCACCCTGAGACCATCGGTGATGCCCCCCTGCTCAAAGAGGAGTGATCACAAAATGAAGGGAAAAAATATTTAACTTCTTTTCCTTCATTTTTATTCTAAACAACTACTACATCCAAATTTTTTCCTTATTTGAACTTTTATACCCACTTAACACTCATTTGTTATAATGATAGAAATGCTATGAAACATTTGTCTATTTATATGTTTTTAAAAAATTTGAAAGAGACTGATGTCATTGACTTGAGCCATTTCTTTCAATCACATTTCATTTAAAAGGAGTGTCATCATGTTTGGTAAAAAGGCAGCATATTTTCTTATAGTTTTAAGCGGTCTAATGCTTATAGGCTGTGGTGGTGGATCCAGTAGTGACAGCCCTTCATCTCTGCCTGATGATAATACCACTTTCCCTGATGTTGTTCTACATAATGATTCTTTTACCACAACACACTTTAGCGGTTCACAGAATTGTGCACAGTGTCATAACGGTATAACTGATGCCAATGGTACAGATGTCTCTATCGTCAAAGCATGGCAAGGTACAATGATGGCCAATGCAGCGACCGATCCGCTATGGAAGGCAAAAGTGGCCACCGAGGTCAAAGAACATCCTGAGTATAAAGAAATTATCGAAGGAAAATGTAGCCGATGCCACACCCCTATGGCCAATGTAGAAGCTACATATAATAGTGATACGGTTTCACTTTTAGGCGATGGGTTCTTGAATCATGATAACGAGTATTACGATGCTGCGATGCAGGGGGTCAGCTGTACACTCTGTCATCAAATAGAAAACACACCTGAACTGGGTACGACTGAAGGCTTTACCGGTGGCTTTGTTATAGATACAAATAATACAGGTACTGATCGTAAGATCTATGGCCCATTTATGAATCCTAGAACTGGACCTATGCAGAATAGTGTCCAATTTACACCAGAATATAGTCCCCATATGAATGAATCCAAGCTCTGTGCCAGCTGCCATAGCCTCGAGACTCCCGTCATTGCTACAGATGGAACGATCACTGATGAGACTTTCCCAGAACAAGCTGCTTATACCGAATGGGAGTACAGTGACTTCAATGGAACACAAAGCTGTCAAGACTGCCACATGCCAAAAGCTGAAGGTAGTGTGGTCATTTCTACAAGAGGCAATAATTTAGAACAAAGAGCCCCATTCTTTCAACACAAGTTCCTTGGTGCCAACACCTATATGCTTGAAATCCTCAAGAAAAACCGTGTTAAACTAGGGGTTTTGGCAGATGAAGCAAGATTTAATGAGAGTATTACTGATACCAGAGAGTTTCTTAAGGCCGCAGCTGATGTCAATATCACACAATGGAACTTTGAGAATGGTCTGCTCAATTTTGATGTTCAGATCACAAACCACAGTGGGCACAAGTTCCCGACAGGTTTTCCATCACGCCGTGCCTGGCTTCATGTGACAGTAAAAAACAGTGCCGATCAGATTGTGTTTGAATCAGGTGCTATTAACAGTGAAGGTCAGATTACTGGTGTGGTATACGACACAGCAACCAATACCTATGAACCCCACTATGATAAGATCACTGATCCTTCACAGGTGCAGATCTATGAAACGATTTTAGAGGATACAGACGATAATATGACTTATATACTGTTACATGCACTGCATTATTTTAAAGACAACCGTATCTTGCCAAGGGGACTTGATAAAAATGATGTAAATTTACCTGAAACTATCAATCCACATGGTAATGCGGAAACGGACAATAACTTTATAGGAGGAAGTGATACTGTAGAATATGAGATAGCACTACCGGCAGATAATTATACGATCACTGCCAAATTACATTATCAGACACTCTCTTATGGTTTTGCTCAAGATCTGTACAAAAATACTCAATTGCCTGAAGTCGCTCTGATGAAAGCACTTGATGCCAGAACAACAAATAGATATGAGACTATCTCAACGGATACCGTATCTATAGTCCCATAAAATTAGTGGTACTGCGTAGAAATACCTAGTACCTATACTTCAAATAGGTCTATACTAGGCAGTTGCCTTGTGCACTGCCTTTTTAGACGCATCCCAGGCTTCCCCTGTATCTTGCTTAATACCATTCCACGTTTTTGAGCATCCTGACATGATCATACCTAAGCTCATCAAGAGTGCTATTATAGTGATTTTTTTCATATTAGTGATCCTTTTTTACGAAATTATATCTAACTTTATATTATATAGTATTATTCGGCTGAATCTTCTTCTAAATCAGTTTCTTTTGTTGGTTTTTGAACCACTTTGGCAAGTATCTCAAGATAGCACTCTGTGGCACCATTTGCTTTTACTGTATCAAGTTCTTTGATCAGTGCATCATACGCTACGACTTTTGCAGTATCAGAAGTTGTACCTATTTTACAATCAAAGTCCCAGTAGGTGTTCTGTGCATCATCAAGTTTCTTTTTCTTTTCACGTTTTACATACTTGCGTATCTCATGTTTGACTGCTTCAAGTACACGGTCTTCATGTTTTTTCTCATCTGTCAATTTGAATATTTTTTTCATTTATTTAATCCTTGTGATTTATTTCTATTGCGGTTTTTATTTCTGTTATTACTTACTGTACCATCTCGACTACCACTGCTGCGAGGTTTATTGCGTGAATTTCCACCACTCTTACCACGGCCCTTTCCGCCACCTCTTCCATTTTGGATAGGTTCAGCCTTGATATTTGGATCCGGCCTGAATGCAGGAATGTCTACTTTTGGTATCTCAAACTTGATGAATTTTTCGATATTTTTAAGCAGTTCATGCTCATCTATACAAACCAGTGAAACAGCTTCACCACTCTGCCCTGCACGTCCGGTCCTACCTATCCGGTGTACATAATCTTCGGGTACATTCGGCAGTTCATAGTTCACCACATGCGGAAGCTGGTCTATGTCTATCCCCCTTGCTGCGATATCGGTGGCCACAAGTACACGGATCTCATTTGCCTTGAAAGCAGCCAGAGCTTTGGTTCTTGCGCCCTGACTTTTGTTTCCATGAATCGCCGCCGCGGATATACCGGACTCTTCAAGCTCTTTGGTCAGCTTATTGGCACCGTGTTTTGTACGTGTAAAGACCAGAACCTGTTTCCACTTTTTTACCTTAATGAGCTGTGAAAGCAGTTCTCTCTTTCTTCTTTTATCTACGAAGTGTATCACCTGCTTTATCTGGTCTGCCGTTTCATTCTGACGTGCTACTTCTACCAGTACAGGGTCGTTGAGCAGTCCTTCTGCCAAGGTTTTGATCTCTGGAGAGAAGGTGGCAGAAAAAAGTAGCGTCTGTCTCTTTTGAGGCATCAGTTTCATCAGTTTTTTAATATCATGGATGAATCCCATATCAAGCATACGATCCGCCTCATCGAGGATGAGACACTCAAGAGCAGAAAAATCGATGCCCTTTTGTCCTGCAATATCGAGCAATCTACCCGGTGTAGCGATAACAATATCTACACCCTTACGTATAGCTGCCAATTGAGGATTAATGCCAACCCCACCAAAGATAACTGTAGAGGTATAAGGCAGATGTTTACCATACGTCTTGATACTCTCAGCTACTTGTGCTGCAAGTT from Sulfurovum xiamenensis includes:
- a CDS encoding aldo/keto reductase is translated as MEYRYIGKTGLRVSPICMGTMTFGTQCDKKEAFAIMDKAYDHGVNFYDTAELYPVPPDAKLAGITEEWVGEWMKTKERDSIILATKVAGAASGWFIPPIRHGMTAIDRFHIERAIEGSLKRLKTDYIDLYQMHWPDNIVPIEESLEAFDRLVKAGKVRYIGTSNDTAYGTSKALMTSQYKELARFESIQNNFSMLNRRFLDELSTLCEKEQVSLLPYSPLAGGVLSGKYNQGLKPEDAKGRFATYLKSPNQRQRLMAQRFMNVKTLASTQKYLKIAADAGLHPVTLATAWSKQFDFVASTIIGATHSEQLDASLAAMNLTLSDEILSACDKVHEEILYPMG
- a CDS encoding type IV pilus twitching motility protein PilT, with product MSLTQNIKERLDSWLNMLIEANGADLHIKSNSQIHARIKSDIVLLSNEKLDAKTIESIVKMLTGDAYEKFMETKEFDGAYALDENYRFRINISMNLSGFALAFRLIPSYIKTIEELNLPTALHKLTHLRRGLVLVTGTTGSGKSTTLSSVIEEINKIYPRHIITIEDPIEYVHNDSKSIVEQRELGLHTNSFSAALRAAMREDPDIIVVGEMRDMATAESILQAVNTGHLVFTTVHTLDARETVDRIIAIFPNEEQNRVRETLAATLEAVVSQRLIQGISGNMIPAVELMFKSPQIQELIRNKRDHEIPDALEKERTSFDSISFNRALFDLTLAEKITEEQAYQYASSAADLKLMFTVSTEYEEKFHPETIGDAPLLKEE
- a CDS encoding multiheme c-type cytochrome, which codes for MFGKKAAYFLIVLSGLMLIGCGGGSSSDSPSSLPDDNTTFPDVVLHNDSFTTTHFSGSQNCAQCHNGITDANGTDVSIVKAWQGTMMANAATDPLWKAKVATEVKEHPEYKEIIEGKCSRCHTPMANVEATYNSDTVSLLGDGFLNHDNEYYDAAMQGVSCTLCHQIENTPELGTTEGFTGGFVIDTNNTGTDRKIYGPFMNPRTGPMQNSVQFTPEYSPHMNESKLCASCHSLETPVIATDGTITDETFPEQAAYTEWEYSDFNGTQSCQDCHMPKAEGSVVISTRGNNLEQRAPFFQHKFLGANTYMLEILKKNRVKLGVLADEARFNESITDTREFLKAAADVNITQWNFENGLLNFDVQITNHSGHKFPTGFPSRRAWLHVTVKNSADQIVFESGAINSEGQITGVVYDTATNTYEPHYDKITDPSQVQIYETILEDTDDNMTYILLHALHYFKDNRILPRGLDKNDVNLPETINPHGNAETDNNFIGGSDTVEYEIALPADNYTITAKLHYQTLSYGFAQDLYKNTQLPEVALMKALDARTTNRYETISTDTVSIVP
- a CDS encoding entericidin EcnAB, with the translated sequence MKKITIIALLMSLGMIMSGCSKTWNGIKQDTGEAWDASKKAVHKATA
- a CDS encoding DUF6172 family protein — its product is MKKIFKLTDEKKHEDRVLEAVKHEIRKYVKREKKKKLDDAQNTYWDFDCKIGTTSDTAKVVAYDALIKELDTVKANGATECYLEILAKVVQKPTKETDLEEDSAE
- a CDS encoding DEAD/DEAH box helicase, whose translation is MSFTNLGLSEPLLKAIKEQGYDTPTPIQQKAIPVVIEGKDVLAAAQTGTGKTAGFTLPLLEKLSRTQPNMQKKQIRALVLTPTRELAAQVAESIKTYGKHLPYTSTVIFGGVGINPQLAAIRKGVDIVIATPGRLLDIAGQKGIDFSALECLILDEADRMLDMGFIHDIKKLMKLMPQKRQTLLFSATFSPEIKTLAEGLLNDPVLVEVARQNETADQIKQVIHFVDKRRKRELLSQLIKVKKWKQVLVFTRTKHGANKLTKELEESGISAAAIHGNKSQGARTKALAAFKANEIRVLVATDIAARGIDIDQLPHVVNYELPNVPEDYVHRIGRTGRAGQSGEAVSLVCIDEHELLKNIEKFIKFEIPKVDIPAFRPDPNIKAEPIQNGRGGGKGRGKSGGNSRNKPRSSGSRDGTVSNNRNKNRNRNKSQGLNK